A region of Salvia splendens isolate huo1 chromosome 17, SspV2, whole genome shotgun sequence DNA encodes the following proteins:
- the LOC121774886 gene encoding uncharacterized protein LOC121774886, whose protein sequence is MAAITDMSSSWLVYNLSSKKVGNVEVELPDTDVIEAFYVGNTHTTSTSWVFYVCLRHMVNYTTSGVRYAKVEVVQGKDGDYIATVQMNGVLRVRPFSDMHMFGFKARSKRDAEEQPLEKKGKEKMMRIE, encoded by the exons ATGGCAGCCATAACTGACATGTCATCTAGCTGGTTGGTCTACAATCTGTCCTCAAAGAAGGTGGGAAACGTGGAGGTGGAGCTTCCGGATACGGATGTGATTGAAGCTTTCTATGTCGGCAACACTCATACCACAAGCACTAGTTGGGTCTTCTACGTATGCCTTCGTCATATGGTTAATTATACGACTAGTGGTGTTCGATATGCCAAGGTCGAAGTTGTGCAAGGCAAGGACGGGGATTACATTGCTACTGTGCAGATGAATGGTGTCCTGAGAGTGCGTCCCTTTTCAGATATGCATAT GTTTGGTTTCAAAGCAAGGTCTAAGAGAGATGCGGAGGAACAACCACTGGAGaagaaagggaaagagaagATGATGAGAATTGAGTGA
- the LOC121774336 gene encoding replication factor C subunit 2-like has translation MDGDVDLDHVAQMTEGFSGADLQALLSAQLKRCPRPKQVKDVAHQDEVVRVLTNTLETTNCPHMLFYGPPGTGKTTTDLAIAHQLYGPELYRSRVLELNASDDCGINVVRTKIKNFAAVAVGSERQGGYPCPPYKIIILDEADSMTEDAQASVLVLRVLMPCDALWRHTLKLQDSSSFVTTLADRDLGAARLFGSSISSKDLISVSGVIPDGIMQALFTACKSGDFDIADKEVKNVIAEGYPASQMLNHLFDVVVESDDIPDDQKARMCKKFGEADKCLVDGADEYLQLLDVASNIMRALNNRRIPFRKLGACSSVETSTFCPTTYTTMFHPLSNYVV, from the exons ATGGATGGTGATGTCGACTTGGATCACGTAGCTCAAATGACTGAAGGCTTCAGTGGAGCTGACCTTCAAGCGCTTCTCTCAGCACAACTAAAAAGATGCCC TCGACCGAAGCAAGTGAAGGATGTTGCGCACCAAGATGAGGTCGTTCGAGTTCTTACCAACACTTTGGAAACCACTAAT TGTCCGCACATGCTATTCTATGGTCCTCCTGGTACGGGGAAAACGACCACAGATCTCGCCATTGCTCACCAGCTTTATGG GCCCGAGTTATACAGGTCTAGAGTACTGGAGCTGAATGCTAGTGATGATTGTGGGATAAACGTTGTTCGTacgaaaattaagaattttGCTGCTGTTGCTGTTGGCTCTGAACGTCAAGG TGGTTATCCTTGCCCACCTTACAAGATCATAATTCTTGATGAGGCTGACTCGATGACTGAAGATGCCCAGGCAAGTGTGCTGGTTCTGCGTGTATT AATGCCTTGCGACGCACTATGGAGGCATACTCTAAAGTTACAAGATTCTTCTTCATTTGTAACTACATTAGCAGATAGAGATTTG GGTGCTGCTCGCTTATTCGGATCCTCAATTTCATCTAAGGACTTAATCAGCGTGTCTGGT GTCATCCCCGATGGTATTATGCAGGCTCTCTTTACAGCTTGCAAAAGTGGTGATTTCGACATAGCTGATAAAGAAGTAAAAAATGTGATTGCTGAAGGTTATCCAGCTTCTCAGATGCTCAATCAT TTGTTTGATGTAGTTGTCGAATCAGACGATATACCAGATGACCAGAAAGCAAGAATGTGCAAGAAATTTGGAGAGGCAGataag TGTCTTGTAGACGGAGCAGACGAGTATTTGCAACTGTTGGATGTGGCCAGCAATATCATGCGTGCGTTAAATAACAGGAGAATTCCCTTTCGGAAGCTAGGCGCCTGCTCCTCCGTTGAGACGTCAACTTTTTGCCCAACTACATACACCACAATGTTTCACCCGTTGTCAAACTACGTCGTTTAG
- the LOC121774880 gene encoding peroxisome biogenesis protein 1-like isoform X2: protein MSTAPSDVNHRLISLLSPTSGMLFSIYNLPLPGHILICGPAGKQRSFCGTGPTVQSLTNFPQSLSCSGRFDFHINLHAPAAAERSAILKHEMEKRSLQCSDDLLSDIASKCDGYDAYDLKKLVNRSVHAAIGRSLSADLGSKENRKPTLIRDDFQQAMENFLRVAMRDITKPATEGGRSGWEDVGGLNDIRNAIKEMIELPSKYPNIFAQAPLRLRSNVLLYGPAGCGKTHIVGAAAAACSLRFISVKGPELLNKYIGASEQAPFGAYYINA, encoded by the exons ATGAGTACAGCTCCATCTGATGTAAATCACA GGTTGATCTCTTTGCTATCTCCTACTTCTGGAATGTTGTTCAGTATCTATAATCTGCCGTTGCCTGGGCATATTCTAATATGCGGACCTGCA GGAAAGCAAAGGAGCTTTTGTGGGACTGGTCCCACTGTGCAATCCCTGACTAATTTTCCACAGAGCTTGAGCTGTTCTG GACGGTTTGACTTTCATATCAATCTTCACGCACCTGCTGCTGCTGAACGGTCAGCTATATTGAAGCATGAGATGGAGAAACGATCATTGCAATGTTCTGATGATCTCCTGTCAGATATAGCATCAAAATGTGATGGATATGATGCTTATGATCTG AAAAAGCTGGTAAACCGATCCGTGCATGCAGCCATTGGTCGCTCATTATCTGCTGATTTGGGATCTAAAGAAAATAGAAAGCCTACTTTGATTCGGGATGACTTTCAGCAAGCAATGGAAAATTTTCTACGGGTGGCCATGCGAGACATCACTAAACCAGCTACAGAAGGTGGTCGCTCTGGTTGGGAAGATGTTGGTGGTCTTAATGACATTCGAAATGCTATTAAAGAG ATGATTGAGCTACCTTCAAAATATCCCAACATATTTGCACAAGCACCATTAAGATTGCGATCCAATGTTCTCTTATATGGTCCTGCTGGTTGTGGGAAAACACATATTGTTGGTGCAGCTGCTGCAGCATGTTCACTACGGTTCATCTCAGTGAAAGGGCCCGAATTGCTTAACAAGTATATTGGTGCTTCTGAACAAGCT CCATTTGGCGCGTACTATATCAATGCATGA
- the LOC121774880 gene encoding peroxisome biogenesis protein 1-like isoform X1 has protein sequence MSTAPSDVNHRLISLLSPTSGMLFSIYNLPLPGHILICGPAGKQRSFCGTGPTVQSLTNFPQSLSCSGRFDFHINLHAPAAAERSAILKHEMEKRSLQCSDDLLSDIASKCDGYDAYDLKKLVNRSVHAAIGRSLSADLGSKENRKPTLIRDDFQQAMENFLRVAMRDITKPATEGGRSGWEDVGGLNDIRNAIKEMIELPSKYPNIFAQAPLRLRSNVLLYGPAGCGKTHIVGAAAAACSLRFISVKGPELLNKYIGASEQAVRYELPCIDFIFYFWRQYASIFVFLISPTIGNLL, from the exons ATGAGTACAGCTCCATCTGATGTAAATCACA GGTTGATCTCTTTGCTATCTCCTACTTCTGGAATGTTGTTCAGTATCTATAATCTGCCGTTGCCTGGGCATATTCTAATATGCGGACCTGCA GGAAAGCAAAGGAGCTTTTGTGGGACTGGTCCCACTGTGCAATCCCTGACTAATTTTCCACAGAGCTTGAGCTGTTCTG GACGGTTTGACTTTCATATCAATCTTCACGCACCTGCTGCTGCTGAACGGTCAGCTATATTGAAGCATGAGATGGAGAAACGATCATTGCAATGTTCTGATGATCTCCTGTCAGATATAGCATCAAAATGTGATGGATATGATGCTTATGATCTG AAAAAGCTGGTAAACCGATCCGTGCATGCAGCCATTGGTCGCTCATTATCTGCTGATTTGGGATCTAAAGAAAATAGAAAGCCTACTTTGATTCGGGATGACTTTCAGCAAGCAATGGAAAATTTTCTACGGGTGGCCATGCGAGACATCACTAAACCAGCTACAGAAGGTGGTCGCTCTGGTTGGGAAGATGTTGGTGGTCTTAATGACATTCGAAATGCTATTAAAGAG ATGATTGAGCTACCTTCAAAATATCCCAACATATTTGCACAAGCACCATTAAGATTGCGATCCAATGTTCTCTTATATGGTCCTGCTGGTTGTGGGAAAACACATATTGTTGGTGCAGCTGCTGCAGCATGTTCACTACGGTTCATCTCAGTGAAAGGGCCCGAATTGCTTAACAAGTATATTGGTGCTTCTGAACAAGCTGTAAGATATGAGCTACCTTGTATagatttcattttctacttttggAGACAATATGCATCTATATTTGTCTTTTTAATTTCTCCTACTATAGGTAATCTGTTGTGA